One region of Skermanella mucosa genomic DNA includes:
- a CDS encoding S10 family peptidase, protein MFQNLSPFFHLPTVAIVTVAWLLAGTPVPAQEMPSPPPEEAERTPAPGPASTPAAARKDLALDLPGRRLDYTATAEMMPIVNGQGETTARIFVASYIARDTDRAGRPVTFLFNGGPGAASAFLHLGVVGPKVLVTNPDGTLAPPPARLQDNPESWLAFTDLVFVDPVGTGFSRATGKEDDAEKRFLGVQGDVSSMSEIVRLWLTRNGRWASPKYIAGESYGGFRAVMMARHLQRDAGIALNGLVLVSPALEFSLLRGGDFDLLGWAMTLPSMAASAQALGRGDGTSLEEAERFALDGYLVGLASMREPDSEEAKAFHARVARLTGLPVDVVERFRAKLPIQLFAKEMPQEPGRVVSLYDGTVRTPDPSPERQSVGSDPFLDALIAPYSTVFNDYVRTELGFETETPYRLLNRRVSGEWNWDMGRQQGYVGATDDLQEALAVNPDMHVLVTHGITDLVTPYLASRWLIDQLRLPAEIKANLAVKTYPGGHMMYMRPEQRRLMNEDVAQFYENSAGIRR, encoded by the coding sequence TCGACCCCCGCCGCCGCCCGCAAGGATCTGGCGCTCGACCTGCCCGGCCGCCGGCTCGACTACACGGCCACGGCGGAGATGATGCCGATCGTCAACGGCCAGGGCGAGACGACCGCCCGAATCTTCGTCGCTTCCTATATCGCGCGGGATACCGACCGCGCCGGCCGCCCGGTGACCTTTCTGTTCAACGGCGGCCCCGGCGCGGCCTCGGCCTTCCTGCACCTGGGCGTGGTCGGGCCCAAAGTGCTGGTGACCAACCCGGACGGCACGCTGGCGCCTCCGCCGGCGCGTCTCCAGGACAATCCGGAAAGCTGGCTGGCCTTCACCGACCTCGTCTTCGTCGATCCCGTCGGCACTGGCTTCTCGCGCGCCACCGGCAAGGAGGACGACGCGGAAAAGCGCTTTCTCGGCGTGCAGGGCGACGTCTCCAGCATGTCGGAGATCGTCAGGCTGTGGCTGACCCGAAACGGCCGCTGGGCCTCGCCCAAATACATCGCGGGCGAGAGCTATGGCGGCTTCCGCGCGGTCATGATGGCCCGCCACCTTCAGCGCGACGCCGGGATTGCCTTGAACGGGCTGGTCCTGGTCTCCCCGGCGCTGGAATTCTCGCTGCTGCGCGGGGGCGACTTCGACCTGCTGGGCTGGGCGATGACCCTGCCCTCCATGGCCGCCTCCGCGCAGGCGCTCGGCCGGGGCGACGGGACCTCGCTGGAGGAGGCGGAGCGTTTCGCGCTCGACGGCTATCTCGTCGGCCTCGCCTCGATGCGCGAGCCGGACAGCGAGGAGGCCAAGGCGTTCCACGCCCGGGTCGCCCGGCTGACCGGCTTGCCGGTGGACGTGGTGGAGCGATTCCGCGCCAAGCTGCCGATCCAGCTCTTCGCCAAGGAGATGCCGCAGGAGCCGGGGCGCGTCGTCAGCCTGTACGACGGTACGGTCCGTACCCCCGATCCCAGCCCGGAACGCCAGTCCGTCGGGTCCGACCCGTTCCTGGATGCGCTGATCGCGCCATACTCCACCGTGTTCAACGACTATGTGCGGACCGAACTGGGGTTCGAGACCGAGACCCCCTACCGCCTGCTCAACCGCCGCGTCTCGGGCGAGTGGAACTGGGACATGGGCCGGCAGCAGGGCTATGTCGGGGCGACCGACGATCTCCAGGAGGCGCTGGCGGTCAACCCCGACATGCATGTGCTGGTGACCCACGGGATCACCGACTTGGTCACGCCCTACCTGGCGTCTCGCTGGCTCATCGACCAGCTCCGCCTGCCCGCCGAGATCAAGGCGAACCTCGCCGTAAAGACCTATCCGGGTGGCCACATGATGTATATGCGGCCCGAACAGCGGCGCCTGATGAACGAGGATGTCGCGCAGTTTTACGAGAACTCGGCCGGAATCCGGCGATGA
- a CDS encoding ureidoglycolate lyase, with product MKLLRYGPPGAEKPGILDAEGRIRDLSGVIDDIGPATLDDASLDRLRAIDPATLPLVEGNPRIGPCVGNVSKFLCIGLNYADHAAESNLPVPPEPVMFMKAPSAICGPNDTVIIPKNSTKPDWEVELGIVIGKKAQYVEEADALDHVAGYCVVNDVSERAFQIERSGQWVKGKSADTFGPIGPWMVTRDEVPDPQKLKLWLEIDGKRFQDGTTETMVYGVRHLVHYCSQFMTLLPGDIISTGTPPGVGMGQKPQVWLKPGNTMRLGVEGLGEQVQKVEAYSGK from the coding sequence ATGAAGCTGTTGCGCTATGGCCCGCCCGGTGCGGAGAAGCCCGGCATCCTGGACGCCGAAGGCCGCATCCGCGACCTGTCCGGCGTGATCGACGACATCGGGCCGGCGACGCTGGACGATGCCTCGCTCGATCGCCTGCGCGCGATCGATCCGGCGACGCTGCCGCTGGTGGAGGGCAATCCCCGCATCGGCCCCTGCGTCGGCAACGTGTCGAAGTTCCTGTGCATCGGCCTGAACTATGCCGACCACGCGGCGGAATCCAACCTGCCGGTCCCGCCCGAGCCGGTGATGTTCATGAAGGCGCCGTCGGCCATCTGCGGCCCGAACGACACCGTGATCATCCCCAAGAACAGCACCAAGCCGGACTGGGAAGTCGAACTGGGCATCGTGATCGGCAAGAAGGCCCAGTATGTCGAGGAGGCCGACGCGCTGGATCATGTCGCCGGCTATTGCGTGGTCAACGATGTGTCCGAGCGGGCCTTCCAGATCGAACGGTCCGGCCAGTGGGTCAAGGGCAAGAGCGCCGACACCTTCGGCCCGATCGGCCCCTGGATGGTCACCCGCGACGAGGTTCCCGACCCGCAGAAGCTGAAGCTGTGGCTGGAGATCGACGGCAAGCGGTTCCAGGACGGCACGACCGAGACCATGGTCTACGGCGTGCGGCACCTGGTGCATTACTGCAGCCAGTTCATGACGCTGCTGCCGGGCGACATCATCTCGACCGGCACGCCGCCGGGCGTCGGCATGGGGCAGAAGCCGCAGGTTTGGTTGAAGCCGGGCAACACCATGCGCCTGGGCGTCGAAGGTCTGGGCGAGCAGGTCCAGAAGGTCGAGGCGTACTCGGGCAAGTGA
- a CDS encoding UxaA family hydrolase, giving the protein MSDVQPLTIRLSAADNVVVARVNMLPGAPIGVGDVACRGQVPRGHKIAIEPIAAGEPIRKYNQIIGFATVDIAPGDHVHVHNVEMHDFARDYAFGADVTPVDYVPEAERATFLGFKRANGKVGTRNYIGVLSSVNCSATVSRYIAAEFEKPGALDAFPNVDGVVAITHSTGCGMADSGEGYANLQRTLWGYARNPNFAGVLLVGLGCEVNQIDFLLEAYGIERGPMFQTMNIQGLGGTRRTIEFCRQRVMEMLPLANEFTRTPQPASELLVALQCGGSDGYSGISANPALGAAVDILVRHGGTAVLSETPEVYGAEHLLTRRAVSRKVGEKLVERIRWWEGYTARNGGEMNNNPSPGNKAGGLTTILEKSLGATAKGGTTNLVEVYKYAEPITAKGFVFMDTPGYDPASATGQVAGGANVVCFTTGRGSVSGFKPAPCIKLATNTTMYEHMEEDMDINCGTVADGLETVEQAGEQIFRKILEVASGTPTKSEAQGFGDNEFVPWQIGAVM; this is encoded by the coding sequence ATGTCCGATGTACAGCCGCTGACGATCCGTCTGAGCGCCGCGGACAATGTGGTGGTGGCGCGCGTCAACATGCTGCCGGGGGCGCCGATCGGCGTTGGCGACGTGGCGTGCCGGGGGCAGGTGCCGCGCGGGCACAAGATCGCGATCGAGCCGATCGCGGCCGGCGAGCCGATCCGCAAGTACAACCAGATCATCGGCTTCGCGACGGTGGACATCGCCCCCGGCGACCATGTCCATGTCCATAACGTCGAGATGCACGATTTCGCGCGCGACTACGCGTTCGGCGCCGACGTCACGCCGGTCGATTACGTGCCGGAGGCGGAACGGGCGACCTTCCTGGGCTTCAAGCGGGCCAACGGCAAGGTCGGCACGCGCAACTATATCGGCGTGCTGTCCAGCGTGAACTGCTCGGCCACCGTGTCGCGCTACATCGCGGCGGAGTTCGAGAAGCCCGGCGCGCTCGATGCCTTCCCCAACGTGGACGGCGTCGTCGCGATCACCCATTCGACCGGCTGCGGCATGGCCGACAGCGGGGAAGGCTACGCGAACCTCCAGCGGACCCTGTGGGGCTATGCCCGCAACCCCAACTTCGCCGGCGTGCTGCTGGTCGGGCTCGGATGCGAGGTCAACCAGATCGACTTCCTGCTGGAAGCCTACGGCATCGAGCGCGGTCCGATGTTCCAGACCATGAACATCCAGGGACTGGGGGGCACGCGGCGGACCATCGAGTTCTGCCGGCAGCGCGTGATGGAGATGCTGCCGCTGGCGAACGAATTCACCCGCACCCCCCAGCCGGCCAGCGAGCTGCTGGTCGCCTTGCAGTGCGGCGGGTCCGACGGCTATTCCGGGATCTCGGCCAACCCGGCCCTTGGGGCTGCGGTGGACATCCTGGTGCGCCACGGCGGCACCGCGGTGCTGAGCGAGACGCCGGAGGTCTACGGCGCCGAGCACCTGCTGACCCGCCGCGCGGTCAGCCGCAAGGTCGGCGAGAAGCTGGTCGAGCGCATCCGCTGGTGGGAAGGCTACACCGCCCGCAACGGCGGCGAGATGAACAACAACCCATCCCCCGGCAACAAGGCCGGCGGGCTGACCACCATCCTGGAGAAGTCGCTGGGGGCGACGGCCAAGGGCGGCACCACCAACCTGGTGGAGGTCTACAAGTACGCGGAGCCGATCACGGCCAAAGGCTTCGTCTTCATGGACACGCCCGGCTACGATCCGGCGTCGGCGACCGGCCAGGTGGCGGGCGGGGCCAACGTGGTGTGCTTTACCACCGGGCGCGGCTCGGTGTCGGGGTTCAAGCCGGCGCCCTGCATCAAGCTGGCGACCAATACGACCATGTACGAGCACATGGAAGAGGACATGGACATCAACTGCGGGACCGTGGCCGACGGGCTGGAGACGGTCGAGCAGGCTGGTGAGCAGATCTTCCGGAAGATTCTGGAAGTTGCGTCGGGTACGCCGACCAAGAGCGAGGCCCAGGGCTTCGGAGACAACGAGTTCGTGCCGTGGCAGATCGGCGCGGTAATGTGA
- a CDS encoding GAF domain-containing protein has product MPAETFLPPAADLPKADIYGDLKSQLAGLMAGETDLIANAANMAAVIYHGLPELNWAGFYFMKDGELVLGPFQGKPACIRIPVGKGVCGTAVEQGVSQVVPDVHAFPGHIACDAESRSELVVPITVDGRVIGVLDLDSPVPGRFDEQDRVGCEALVAVLVDHIR; this is encoded by the coding sequence ATGCCGGCCGAAACCTTCCTGCCTCCCGCGGCCGATCTGCCGAAGGCCGATATCTATGGCGACCTGAAGTCCCAGCTTGCCGGGCTTATGGCGGGCGAAACCGACCTGATCGCCAACGCCGCCAACATGGCTGCCGTGATCTATCACGGGCTGCCGGAACTGAACTGGGCCGGTTTCTATTTCATGAAGGACGGCGAGCTTGTGCTGGGGCCGTTCCAGGGAAAGCCGGCCTGCATCCGGATCCCGGTGGGCAAAGGCGTCTGCGGGACGGCGGTCGAGCAGGGCGTCAGCCAGGTGGTGCCGGACGTCCACGCCTTTCCCGGACACATCGCCTGCGACGCCGAGTCGCGGTCGGAACTGGTGGTGCCGATCACAGTGGATGGCCGGGTGATCGGGGTGCTGGACCTGGACAGTCCGGTGCCGGGACGGTTCGACGAGCAGGACAGGGTCGGGTGCGAGGCTTTGGTCGCGGTGCTTGTCGACCATATAAGATAA
- a CDS encoding HigA family addiction module antitoxin, producing the protein MRLKTHPGEVLREEFLAPLGLSANALATALRVPVTRISEIIHERRAVTADTALRLGRYFGTSPEFWMNLQQAYDLSVVARDRGGDIERDVQPRAA; encoded by the coding sequence ATGAGACTGAAGACCCACCCTGGAGAAGTGTTGCGCGAAGAGTTCCTGGCTCCCCTCGGGCTATCCGCGAATGCCCTTGCCACGGCGTTGCGTGTGCCCGTTACGCGTATCAGCGAAATCATACACGAACGGCGCGCCGTCACGGCTGATACGGCTCTGCGCCTGGGTCGCTACTTCGGCACCTCACCCGAGTTCTGGATGAACCTTCAGCAAGCCTACGATTTATCCGTCGTGGCCAGGGACCGCGGCGGCGATATAGAACGTGACGTCCAGCCGCGGGCGGCGTAG
- a CDS encoding type II toxin-antitoxin system RelE/ParE family toxin gives MKSFRDKTTEELFRLGSARRFSSISKVALRKLDMINAAIALDDLRSPPGNRLEALKGDRHGQHSIRINEQWRICFRWSGDGADDVEIVDYH, from the coding sequence ATAAAGAGTTTTCGTGACAAGACCACCGAGGAGCTTTTCCGGCTCGGATCTGCCAGGAGATTTTCTTCAATTTCGAAGGTGGCCTTGCGTAAACTCGACATGATCAATGCCGCGATCGCACTGGATGATCTTCGCAGCCCTCCCGGCAATAGGCTGGAAGCGTTGAAGGGAGATCGCCACGGGCAGCACAGTATTCGCATCAACGAGCAATGGCGCATCTGCTTCCGATGGAGTGGCGACGGTGCCGACGACGTGGAGATCGTCGATTATCACTGA
- a CDS encoding 3'-5' exonuclease yields MRTLYVDTETSGVRNGPAGLVEIAVIDQDGTVLMDQLVNPMHPIAPFCTQIHGITDEMVAQAPTWDDIRPELTRILEGARFVAHNAQFDLAVVGEAAAGISESTCTVNLCRAKLGYALKLSLAAERAGHVAAGPWHRAAADALACRTVHGWLETLPDLTAEERRAVRAEINREKAALKAARKAIDPRLQKVRRDRCPEPLRRGQPWTPEQDERLLRMWREGAAVLDILEQFLRTPVSIFARLVHLDVIEPIHNPYGTRPHEP; encoded by the coding sequence ATGAGGACTCTCTACGTCGATACCGAAACCAGCGGGGTCAGGAACGGTCCCGCGGGCCTCGTGGAAATCGCGGTGATCGACCAGGACGGCACCGTCCTGATGGACCAGCTGGTCAACCCGATGCACCCGATCGCGCCGTTCTGCACCCAAATCCACGGCATCACCGACGAGATGGTCGCCCAAGCCCCCACCTGGGACGACATCCGGCCCGAACTGACCCGCATCCTGGAAGGCGCACGCTTCGTCGCCCACAACGCGCAGTTCGACCTGGCCGTGGTCGGCGAAGCCGCTGCCGGCATCTCGGAGAGCACCTGCACGGTCAATCTCTGCCGCGCCAAGCTGGGCTACGCGCTGAAGCTGTCGCTGGCCGCAGAGCGGGCCGGCCACGTCGCCGCCGGGCCGTGGCACCGGGCGGCGGCTGATGCGCTGGCCTGCCGAACCGTGCATGGCTGGCTGGAGACCCTGCCCGACCTGACGGCGGAGGAGCGCCGTGCCGTCCGCGCCGAGATCAACCGGGAGAAGGCCGCGCTCAAGGCGGCGCGCAAGGCGATCGACCCCCGCCTTCAGAAGGTCCGCCGCGACCGCTGCCCCGAACCCTTGCGACGCGGCCAGCCCTGGACTCCGGAACAGGACGAACGTCTGCTCCGGATGTGGCGCGAGGGCGCCGCCGTGCTGGATATCCTGGAACAGTTCCTGCGGACGCCGGTGTCGATCTTCGCCCGGCTCGTCCATCTCGACGTGATCGAGCCGATCCACAATCCCTACGGCACCCGCCCCCACGAGCCCTGA
- a CDS encoding dipeptidase, whose translation MLSVAPVLDHLDRDFDAAVGRLCDLLRIRSVSTDPAYAGETRQAAQWLADQLTGMGFEASLRDTPGHPMVVAHHPGPEGATGPHLLYYGHYDVQPPEPLDLWNSPPFEPTVVDARHGKRVVARGAVDDKGQVMTFIEAFRAWHAVHGTMPARITVLLEGEEETGSPNLVPFLEANKAELGADVCVVTDTNSWNIETPAITYMLRGMLYLEVTLHGPSHDLHSGMYGGAVLNPNNALVRILGQIHDEAGRVQFPGFYDDVVPLSEAEREQWRGLGFDEAGFLGGVGLKTPRGEEGWSTLERVWARPTCDINGMWGGYTGAGSKTVIPAQASAKFSCRLVAGQDPKKILAGIREFLDARTPADCRWEIKTFGNSPAIKVPAEQPLMRKAMAGLADIYGRPPVLIGSGGSIPVVGYIQRILGFDSILVGFGLEDDLIHSPNEKFELKCYRNGMRSHAAILARMAEG comes from the coding sequence ATGCTTTCCGTCGCTCCCGTCCTGGACCATCTCGACCGTGACTTCGACGCCGCCGTCGGCCGTTTGTGCGATCTGTTGCGCATCCGCAGCGTCAGCACGGACCCTGCCTATGCGGGCGAGACGCGGCAGGCGGCGCAGTGGCTGGCCGACCAGCTGACCGGCATGGGCTTCGAGGCGAGCCTGCGCGACACGCCCGGCCATCCGATGGTGGTGGCGCACCATCCGGGGCCGGAGGGGGCGACCGGACCTCACCTGCTCTATTACGGCCACTACGACGTGCAGCCGCCCGAGCCGCTGGACCTGTGGAACAGCCCGCCGTTCGAGCCGACCGTCGTGGACGCCAGGCACGGCAAGCGGGTGGTGGCCCGGGGCGCCGTGGACGACAAGGGCCAGGTGATGACCTTCATCGAGGCGTTCCGCGCGTGGCACGCCGTCCACGGGACGATGCCGGCCCGAATCACCGTCCTGCTGGAGGGCGAGGAGGAGACCGGCAGCCCCAACCTCGTCCCCTTCCTGGAGGCGAACAAGGCTGAGTTGGGCGCCGACGTCTGCGTGGTGACCGACACCAACAGCTGGAACATAGAGACGCCGGCGATCACCTACATGCTGCGCGGCATGCTCTACCTGGAGGTGACGCTGCACGGGCCGAGTCACGACCTGCATTCCGGCATGTATGGCGGCGCCGTGCTGAACCCGAACAATGCCCTGGTCCGAATCCTGGGGCAGATCCACGACGAGGCCGGGCGCGTGCAGTTCCCCGGGTTCTACGACGACGTGGTTCCGCTCTCGGAGGCGGAGCGGGAGCAATGGCGGGGCCTGGGCTTCGACGAGGCGGGATTCCTGGGCGGCGTAGGCCTGAAGACCCCGCGCGGGGAAGAGGGATGGAGCACACTAGAGCGGGTCTGGGCACGGCCGACCTGCGACATCAACGGCATGTGGGGCGGCTACACGGGTGCGGGATCGAAGACGGTGATCCCGGCCCAGGCCTCGGCCAAGTTCAGCTGCCGGCTGGTCGCGGGGCAGGATCCGAAGAAGATCCTGGCGGGCATCCGGGAGTTCCTGGACGCCCGCACCCCGGCCGATTGCCGATGGGAGATCAAGACCTTCGGCAATTCTCCGGCTATCAAGGTGCCGGCGGAGCAGCCGCTGATGCGGAAGGCCATGGCCGGGCTGGCCGACATCTACGGCAGGCCGCCGGTGCTGATCGGGTCGGGAGGGTCGATCCCGGTGGTGGGATACATCCAGCGGATCCTGGGGTTCGACAGCATCCTGGTCGGCTTCGGGCTTGAGGACGACCTGATCCATTCGCCGAACGAGAAATTCGAGCTGAAGTGCTACCGCAACGGCATGCGGTCCCATGCCGCCATCCTGGCCCGGATGGCGGAGGGCTAA
- a CDS encoding alpha/beta fold hydrolase → MNPWISRARAACVAIAMGTAPALADHDGDEPHRRFELGDFQLENGQVIEGGFLTYVTHGTLNEQGSNAVLVLPALMATHHRHDFLIGPGKALDPEKFFIIAADTLGNGRAVSPSNSQTQPGISFPQFSIRDMVAAQHRLVTEGLGLERLLAVVGLSMGGMQAYQWAVSHPDTMAAIVPIVSMGRTSPWVTAIWESQRQAIMADAAWAGGDYVEQPTQGLRAAAAALEVWTRHWDGLDRQFKENGSVIEWLDSRTAETAKAWDANDFIYQTRAEDLHDIAAGGDYAAAFRGIRARALLMPGTRDLLHPAADARFAAKHIPRAVLAEIESDQGHMASGVVAKDIEFVNDTIRRFLNEVLSDLAKI, encoded by the coding sequence ATGAACCCATGGATCAGCCGGGCGCGTGCCGCCTGCGTCGCCATAGCGATGGGAACGGCGCCGGCGCTCGCCGACCACGATGGCGACGAGCCGCACCGGCGCTTCGAGCTGGGCGATTTCCAGCTGGAGAACGGACAGGTCATCGAGGGCGGCTTCCTGACATACGTCACCCACGGCACGCTGAACGAGCAGGGCAGCAACGCCGTCCTGGTGCTTCCCGCCCTCATGGCGACCCATCACCGGCATGATTTCCTGATCGGGCCGGGCAAGGCGCTGGACCCGGAGAAGTTCTTCATCATCGCGGCGGACACGCTGGGCAACGGCCGCGCGGTCTCGCCCAGCAACAGCCAGACCCAGCCCGGCATCTCCTTTCCGCAGTTCTCGATCCGCGACATGGTCGCCGCCCAGCACCGGCTGGTGACCGAAGGGCTCGGCCTGGAGCGGCTGCTTGCGGTGGTCGGCCTGTCCATGGGCGGCATGCAGGCCTACCAGTGGGCCGTCAGCCATCCCGACACCATGGCGGCGATCGTGCCGATCGTGTCCATGGGCCGCACCTCCCCCTGGGTCACCGCCATCTGGGAAAGCCAACGGCAGGCGATTATGGCCGACGCCGCCTGGGCCGGCGGCGACTATGTCGAGCAGCCGACGCAGGGGCTTCGGGCCGCGGCGGCGGCCCTGGAGGTCTGGACCCGGCACTGGGACGGCCTGGACCGGCAGTTCAAGGAAAACGGCTCGGTGATCGAGTGGCTGGACTCCCGCACCGCGGAGACGGCCAAGGCATGGGACGCCAACGACTTCATCTATCAGACCCGGGCCGAGGACCTGCACGACATCGCCGCCGGCGGGGACTATGCGGCAGCGTTCCGCGGGATCCGGGCGCGGGCGCTGCTGATGCCCGGAACCCGCGACCTGCTGCACCCGGCGGCGGACGCCCGGTTCGCCGCGAAGCACATTCCGAGGGCCGTGCTGGCGGAGATCGAGTCGGATCAGGGGCACATGGCGAGCGGCGTGGTCGCCAAGGACATCGAGTTCGTCAACGATACGATCAGGCGGTTCCTTAACGAGGTGTTGAGCGACCTCGCCAAGATATGA
- a CDS encoding tyrosine phosphatase family protein gives MTTDIKTPLLPYRITICGLDELAGHAQGGFTHVVSILDPERADPEDFTAYLPHRRVLWRFDDTLQPGPGMTVPCERDVRKILSLGEELMAEKADQLLIHCHAGVSRSTATAVILMAQNNPGREPEIFQELARVRPRSWPNSLMVGIADDLLGRGGALVRELRGHHARVAASHPDLASLIRLHGRAHEVPEA, from the coding sequence ATGACCACCGACATCAAGACGCCCCTGCTTCCCTATCGCATCACCATCTGCGGCCTCGACGAGCTGGCGGGCCATGCCCAGGGCGGCTTCACGCACGTGGTCTCGATCCTCGACCCGGAGCGGGCCGATCCGGAGGATTTCACGGCCTACCTGCCGCACCGCCGGGTGCTCTGGCGCTTCGACGACACCCTCCAGCCGGGGCCGGGCATGACCGTCCCGTGCGAGCGGGACGTGCGCAAGATCCTGTCGCTGGGCGAGGAACTGATGGCCGAGAAGGCCGACCAGCTCCTGATCCATTGCCACGCCGGAGTCTCGCGCTCGACCGCGACCGCCGTGATCCTGATGGCCCAGAACAATCCCGGGCGCGAGCCCGAGATCTTCCAGGAACTGGCCCGCGTTCGCCCGCGGAGCTGGCCCAACAGCCTGATGGTCGGGATCGCCGACGACCTGCTCGGCCGGGGCGGCGCGCTGGTCCGGGAGCTGCGCGGCCACCACGCCCGGGTGGCGGCCTCCCATCCCGACCTGGCATCCCTGATCCGCCTGCACGGCCGCGCCCACGAGGTGCCGGAGGCGTAG
- a CDS encoding ABC transporter ATP-binding protein gives MLRVEGIKTFYGTSQVLFGLSLEVGTGEVVTLLGRNGMGKTTTVRSVMGLTPPRAGTISFDGTVISGLPSFRVAQAGLGLVPEGRQIFANLTVRENLVATARPGPWDLGAIHGLFPRLKERGGNMGNQLSGGEQQMLAIGRALMTNPRLMILDEATEGLAPLIRQEIWHCLDRLKAAGQSILLIDKNIEPMLRLADRHYVIEKGRVVWSGTSPELAAKPEIRQRYLGV, from the coding sequence ATGCTGAGGGTCGAGGGCATCAAAACCTTCTACGGCACCAGCCAGGTCCTGTTCGGCCTGTCGCTGGAGGTGGGCACCGGCGAGGTGGTGACCCTGCTGGGGCGGAACGGCATGGGCAAGACCACGACGGTCCGGTCGGTCATGGGCCTGACCCCGCCCCGCGCGGGAACCATCAGTTTCGACGGCACGGTGATCTCCGGCCTGCCGTCGTTCCGGGTGGCGCAGGCCGGCCTCGGGCTGGTGCCGGAGGGGCGGCAGATCTTCGCCAACCTGACGGTGCGCGAGAACCTCGTCGCCACGGCCCGGCCTGGCCCCTGGGACCTGGGAGCCATCCACGGGTTGTTTCCCCGGCTGAAGGAGCGCGGCGGCAACATGGGCAACCAGCTTTCCGGCGGCGAGCAGCAGATGCTGGCGATCGGCCGCGCCCTGATGACCAACCCGCGCCTGATGATCCTGGACGAGGCGACCGAGGGGCTGGCTCCCCTGATCCGCCAGGAGATCTGGCATTGCCTGGACCGGCTGAAGGCGGCCGGGCAGTCGATCCTGCTGATCGACAAGAACATCGAACCGATGCTCCGTCTAGCCGACCGCCATTACGTGATCGAGAAGGGCCGGGTGGTGTGGTCCGGCACCTCGCCCGAGCTGGCGGCCAAGCCGGAGATCCGCCAGCGTTACCTGGGCGTCTGA
- a CDS encoding ABC transporter ATP-binding protein, protein MLETRDLCKRFGGLVATDHVSLSIREGELHAVIGPNGAGKTTLIAQLAGEVKPDEGAILFDGRDVTRLPVQRRAAAGLARSFQITSVFPRFTALQNVALAVQAHAGHSFRFWRRASRDEALNGPARAALDLVGLAARAGVPAELLSHGEQRQLEIAMALATGPRMLLLDEPMAGMGPAEGALMVDLLRGLKRRYTILLIEHDMDAVFALADWITVLVHGAVIATGTPDEIRSDPEVRRAYLGEETG, encoded by the coding sequence ATGCTGGAGACGCGGGATCTCTGCAAGCGCTTCGGCGGGCTGGTCGCGACCGACCACGTGTCCCTGTCCATCCGGGAGGGCGAGCTTCATGCGGTGATCGGACCCAACGGTGCCGGCAAGACGACCCTGATCGCCCAGCTGGCGGGGGAGGTGAAGCCGGACGAGGGCGCCATCCTGTTCGACGGGCGCGATGTCACCCGGCTGCCGGTGCAGCGCCGGGCGGCGGCCGGGCTGGCGCGGTCGTTCCAGATCACCAGCGTTTTTCCGCGGTTCACCGCCTTGCAGAACGTGGCGCTGGCGGTCCAGGCCCATGCCGGGCACAGCTTCCGGTTCTGGCGCCGGGCCTCCCGGGACGAGGCGCTGAACGGCCCGGCCCGCGCGGCGCTGGATCTGGTCGGGCTGGCTGCCCGGGCCGGCGTCCCCGCCGAGCTGCTGTCGCACGGCGAGCAGCGGCAGCTGGAGATCGCCATGGCGCTGGCGACCGGGCCTCGCATGCTGCTGCTGGACGAGCCCATGGCCGGCATGGGGCCGGCGGAGGGCGCGCTGATGGTGGATCTGCTGCGCGGATTGAAGCGGCGCTACACCATCCTGCTGATCGAGCACGACATGGACGCGGTCTTCGCCCTGGCGGACTGGATCACCGTGCTGGTCCACGGCGCTGTGATCGCGACCGGCACGCCGGACGAGATCCGCTCCGATCCCGAGGTCCGCCGTGCCTACCTGGGCGAGGAGACCGGCTGA